The Cyanobacterium sp. T60_A2020_053 genome has a window encoding:
- a CDS encoding NAD(P)H-quinone oxidoreductase subunit M, protein MLIKATTRHIRIYSAEIKGNELIPSNNVLTLDVDPDNEFNWDEVALQKIYRKFDDLVESYDGEDLTDYNLSRIGSDLERLIRSLLNQGEISYNLNARVLNYSMGLPRLDRPESDGKYQLS, encoded by the coding sequence ATGTTAATTAAAGCTACTACTAGACATATTAGAATTTACAGCGCTGAGATAAAAGGTAATGAGTTAATACCTTCTAACAATGTTCTTACCCTTGATGTTGATCCTGATAATGAGTTTAATTGGGATGAAGTGGCATTACAAAAAATTTATCGTAAATTCGATGATTTAGTAGAAAGCTATGATGGTGAGGATTTGACTGATTATAATTTAAGTCGTATTGGTTCTGATTTAGAACGTTTAATTCGTAGTTTGCTTAATCAAGGGGAAATTAGCTATAACCTTAATGCTAGGGTTTTAAATTATAGTATGGGATTACCTCGTCTT